The Cygnus olor isolate bCygOlo1 chromosome 14, bCygOlo1.pri.v2, whole genome shotgun sequence genomic interval tttgcatGAGAGCATTTCACACCAAACTCACTGCAAGGCTGCAACAGAACACCTGGCATTCcacctgcagcaggcacagcgCACTGCAGTCCTGCACCTTCCCCAGAGCCACGCACTCCCAACAGCCATACTTACGCatatttgctttgtctttggACATAGCGGCCACCGCGTCCTCATGAGTAGCGAATTCAACATCTGCCTCTCCAGTCACTCTGCCATCTGGTCCAATTTCAATGTGTACTCTTACAGGGTTCAGAGGTGAGAAGAACTACATACAAAATACGCAGAGATTAAAACGCACCAATATAGCGCAATTCGGTTCTACAGCAAGTTGTTCTCTCAGAAGGAACACTTGCTAACAGCAGCACAGTTAATGCTTCCAGCAATGATCACAGCATTCTAAGCTAAGTTAAGAGAACGGCAGATCTGGAACTCACGTTGTAGATGTCGTTCTCCGTCGCTCTGTAAGGCAGACCTCTCATGTGGACACAGTGGCCAGTCGTGCTCTGGAAGGTGGACGTCCCGTCGCCATATCTGTGGTCCGACATTCCTGCAGAGAAGAGAGTCCATTCTAGGTCTTTCAGATGTATTTAAGTTTCTGTTCTATATGTATTGAAAGTTAGTTACTATTCCTATTAGAGATCCCTTACCTCTTCCAAATCTATCAGAACCAAAACCATAGCCATCATTATACCCATTGTAGTCATCGTAACCTCCATAACCTATGGATAGATCGGAcaacatgtttattttaactgcagaaagATCCGCACGTACATATAAACACGGcacaaaacagatgagaaagtTCCGTTTCTTACGGGAGAAATAAAGCCAAGCACATCTACCAACCAGCGGTTACAGAGCACGGAAGACAATCACTCCAAGTggtgctgcttctcagctgagCAGCTCCCTCTTGGGCTTCATATACTTACCTCCTCCATAAGCTCCACGCCTCATTCTTTCCAAGCCACTTCCTCTACCAAGACTGTTATATCCCCGCGTCAGACCAGGTCTGTCGTAAGGACCTGGTCTCTGCATCGCCATCAGCTTGCGTGGAGGGTCATAGTGAGTGCGCACTTCTGCTCGGCTACTCTTGAAGATCTCAATGTACCTAAAATTTGTTTCCACAGGAAGTAGTCAGTCGTAAATTCCTTCCACAAGGGACCTcacaattttacatttttacaagaCATTTAGTCATAGCCTTGAAACTGGCAGTAGATTTTAAGCCAGATTTCTTTACATTATGTAGGCAATGACATACTACTAAAACCACTACTTTACTTTCGAATTAGtgtattttcaagaaattaCGATTACTGAAGGGTTTACATGCTCCTCATACATCACAGTATCCCAACCTTAAGGGTGGCGGAGCAAGACTGAttccccacccccctcccccaaattTAAGGTGTTAGTCAAAAAATGTAGGAGGGACCAACGTCCACTCAACTCAGCACTGTTTTGCTCATGTGGCAATATAAACAGAGGGTTAAAAACCCAGCCTCCACCAAGATTTTAACCCATCAGGATGCTACAAGAAGCTCTGCATGTGCTAATGAACCCAGCCTATGCTTCAGTGATTCAGCGTAGGCAAGAAGTGCATGCTTCAACGAAAAATAGTCACAagtaaaatagaataaaaaccCTTTGTGACAATTTCTTGAAAGCTATGCTTATTACATTGAAGATTAATaaatacagtaagaaaattTGTTACATTTCAACTTATAAAACAAGTTTAGAAATTATCACATTTTCTTATGGTAATAAGAGTACTGTGCATGTCTTTAGAGCTAAAGGCATAATTGGTGCTATTTGAGAAGTTAAAGCCATAGTCTCTCAACTTTGTTGCTTTCAAGCTATCAGTTTTGCACTCCTCCAGTATTACCGTGTTTTCAAAGCATGGTTAAGCTTAGCCCAGTTTTATCCTTGGTTTTGGACCAATTTAGACAGTCTGTGCCGTATGTACAGTAGTAATACCTTGAACTTGTGACCACGTTTGAGACCAATATCCGAatagaaatagcatttttaacaCTTTCAGAAGAGAGAATATGGATTTAATTGTTTACCATAAGAAAAGTGACATATCCAACCAACCATCCATCCCCACCTGTGCCCTATTCTTTCCTTGTGTTTCTTTAGAGCCTTTTCAGCTATTTCCTGTGAAGCAAACTGCACGAAGGCCTCCCCCGTACTCCTCCCCTGGAAGTCCACCGGCAATGTTATCCCATTTGGCACGATTTCCAACCCTTCAACCCAAGGACAAATAACCCCAGTAGGGGGCAATATTAACATCACAAGCCCAGTCATGAGTTTTTCTTATAGCTTTAAATACACcagaattttaatatttgtaagaGAATGGTATGCTGATTCTAGAACActagaagaaaaagcatgtcAACAAAAAATCCATGATCGCATACCATTCAGATTATGTTCTTAACCCaccctgcagagcacagccaaGTTCTGAGTGTCAAGTACAACTCCTCAGATAGGGCATCTAATGCAGGGTGCATTAAGAAGTTTACAACTATTTAAAACCTCTTCAATTCTGTGAAAGTATTTAAGATGAACTTTTAAATGTAACAGATTCAAACACAGCAAGTTAAACAACTTCACAGTTAACAAGTATTTTTTACTAGAAGTCAGGTTAAATAGTCTTATGCAAATATTAAGttccagtattatttttatccttaaataaaaataatgaatttcaaAAAGTATTAGCGCTTATGAACAGAAGAGGTACATTTTGTATATTAAGCACAGTAACAGCATTTAAAAGTTTATACCACTTAGCCATataaaaaacaacttaaaacGCACACGCTTTGGAATTGCTCTTGTTCACATTATTACTGATTCAGAatacacaaaaaacaacttctgaATTTGTAAAGCTaacaatatttctaaaaatttaagaaaaacaataagcTCAATCATATCTAAAAGGCTTGTTAAGGCAAAACATTCTAGCCAGTTTTAACAGTTAGTTACTACTTCAAAAATACTGACACGTTCAATCCTAGGTAATTGAACAGATTTTATCCTTAGCATTTATAATAGCATTCCaactgctaaaaataaacatacaacAGCTGCAAGAAAGTGAGAATTAAGGGTCAACACAAGACATTCTCTCTTCATCCATAAAGACTTTAAGCTATACTACATCAAgggcttttttcccctgggaagtggggaggggggaaaatcCATACTTGGGTAGAGTTCAGCaagatgttttttccccctcgGGTATTACTCCCTACTAAATGTTTAAGAAATCATGGGCACGATATACTGTCTTCCTCATCCTGCTCATTACACTGGGCCCAGCACTAATGGCATTCTATATCCTTCACGTAAGATGAAAATAGCAGCGTGAACTAGCTAAGACTGGGTAGAAAGATCCTCCTACTTGGTCACTtagtagaaaacagaaaaaaagttttctgcttACTTACATTTATCCTTATTTGCAACAGTATGCCGCACTAAGTATAAATTAGGACAGCTTTTGGAGACTTCCTCGGTTACTTAGTAAGAGAATACTTAAATTCATCTCTTAAGCCCATATAACTAATGGAGAAATACTTGTTTACTTTTATTACACATCATTGTACTGTTAAAATACTACCGGGCGGTGTGGTTTtggggggtttgtttgtttttaaagtatagACCAATAGCGCTACAGCTAGTACTTTTACCCCACATACCTGAAAAAAACTGTACAATTTCTTCTTTACTACAGCCAAATGGGAGTCCTCTAAGACGTACAAAACCATCATTAGCCGTATCAGGGCTGTTGGGACCAGTATGCTTCAGAACCCAATCCATTTCAACGTTGTTTGACTTGAAAACTGTAAAAGGCACTTAGAATTAATGCATTCTGGAACGCTCAACGGTTTTAAAAGTCATTTGCCTTGAAACTAGTCAATTTATGATACGCAAGTCCATTTGTCCtttcacatgcattttaaagacaaaacaacagtTAACAAAAAACCCATCAAGTACAAATACATCTAGTCAGTTACTAGACCAAATCAAACCTTCAACATATCTGTGTCCCAttgtttctctgtcctttttcag includes:
- the HNRNPH1 gene encoding heterogeneous nuclear ribonucleoprotein H isoform X15; its protein translation is MDPCHTEETEGEIPGLATTETEAEPNLTSNVMLNTESSEGYVVKVRGLPWSCSTEEVQRFFSDCKILNGALGIRFIYTREGRPSGEAFAELESEEDVKLALKKDRETMGHRYVEVFKSNNVEMDWVLKHTGPNSPDTANDGFVRLRGLPFGCSKEEIVQFFSGLEIVPNGITLPVDFQGRSTGEAFVQFASQEIAEKALKKHKERIGHRYIEIFKSSRAEVRTHYDPPRKLMAMQRPGPYDRPGLTRGYNSLGRGSGLERMRRGAYGGGYGGYDDYNGYNDGYGFGSDRFGRGMSDHRYGDGTSTFQSTTGHCVHMRGLPYRATENDIYNFFSPLNPVRVHIEIGPDGRVTGEADVEFATHEDAVAAMSKDKANMQHRYVELFLNSTAGGSGGAYGSQMMGAMGSQSSYGGPANQQLSGGYGGGYGGQSSMSGYDPGSQGAMNSSYYSSGNRASMGVNGMGGMSNMSNMSGGWGM
- the HNRNPH1 gene encoding heterogeneous nuclear ribonucleoprotein H isoform X4, coding for MDPCHTEETEGEIPGLGFSDRSEQIVSRGVASAFEAATTETEAEPNLTSNVMLNTESSEGYVVKVRGLPWSCSTEEVQRFFSDCKILNGALGIRFIYTREGRPSGEAFAELESEEDVKLALKKDRETMGHRYVEVFKSNNVEMDWVLKHTGPNSPDTANDGFVRLRGLPFGCSKEEIVQFFSGLEIVPNGITLPVDFQGRSTGEAFVQFASQEIAEKALKKHKERIGHRYIEIFKSSRAEVRTHYDPPRKLMAMQRPGPYDRPGLTRGYNSLGRGSGLERMRRGAYGGGYGGYDDYNGYNDGYGFGSDRFGRDLEWTLFSAGMSDHRYGDGTSTFQSTTGHCVHMRGLPYRATENDIYNFFSPLNPVRVHIEIGPDGRVTGEADVEFATHEDAVAAMSKDKANMQHRYVELFLNSTAGGSGGAYGSQMMGAMGSQSSYGGPANQQLSGGYGGGYGGQSSMSGYDPGSQGAMNSSYYSSGNRASMGVNGMGGMSNMSNMSGGWGM
- the HNRNPH1 gene encoding heterogeneous nuclear ribonucleoprotein H isoform X10 codes for the protein MSTTETEAEPNLTSNVMLNTESSEGYVVKVRGLPWSCSTEEVQRFFSDCKILNGALGIRFIYTREGRPSGEAFAELESEEDVKLALKKDRETMGHRYVEVFKSNNVEMDWVLKHTGPNSPDTANDGFVRLRGLPFGCSKEEIVQFFSGLEIVPNGITLPVDFQGRSTGEAFVQFASQEIAEKALKKHKERIGHRYIEIFKSSRAEVRTHYDPPRKLMAMQRPGPYDRPGLTRGYNSLGRGSGLERMRRGAYGGGYGGYDDYNGYNDGYGFGSDRFGRDLEWTLFSAGMSDHRYGDGTSTFQSTTGHCVHMRGLPYRATENDIYNFFSPLNPVRVHIEIGPDGRVTGEADVEFATHEDAVAAMSKDKANMQHRYVELFLNSTAGGSGGAYGSQMMGAMVKESEGVVQDWNTSTLPGSQSSYGGPANQQLSGGYGGGYGGQSSMSGYDPGSQGAMNSSYYSSGNRASMGVNGMGGMSNMSNMSGGWGM
- the HNRNPH1 gene encoding heterogeneous nuclear ribonucleoprotein H isoform X11 → MSTTETEAEPNLTSNVMLNTESSEGYVVKVRGLPWSCSTEEVQRFFSDCKILNGALGIRFIYTREGRPSGEAFAELESEEDVKLALKKDRETMGHRYVEVFKSNNVEMDWVLKHTGPNSPDTANDGFVRLRGLPFGCSKEEIVQFFSGLEIVPNGITLPVDFQGRSTGEAFVQFASQEIAEKALKKHKERIGHRYIEIFKSSRAEVRTHYDPPRKLMAMQRPGPYDRPGLTRGYNSLGRGSGLERMRRGAYGGGYGGYDDYNGYNDGYGFGSDRFGREWTLFSAGMSDHRYGDGTSTFQSTTGHCVHMRGLPYRATENDIYNFFSPLNPVRVHIEIGPDGRVTGEADVEFATHEDAVAAMSKDKANMQHRYVELFLNSTAGGSGGAYGSQMMGAMVKESEGVVQDWNTSTLPGSQSSYGGPANQQLSGGYGGGYGGQSSMSGYDPGSQGAMNSSYYSSGNRASMGVNGMGGMSNMSNMSGGWGM
- the HNRNPH1 gene encoding heterogeneous nuclear ribonucleoprotein H isoform X12, encoding MDPCHTEETEGEIPGLATTETEAEPNLTSNVMLNTESSEGYVVKVRGLPWSCSTEEVQRFFSDCKILNGALGIRFIYTREGRPSGEAFAELESEEDVKLALKKDRETMGHRYVEVFKSNNVEMDWVLKHTGPNSPDTANDGFVRLRGLPFGCSKEEIVQFFSGLEIVPNGITLPVDFQGRSTGEAFVQFASQEIAEKALKKHKERIGHRYIEIFKSSRAEVRTHYDPPRKLMAMQRPGPYDRPGLTRGYNSLGRGSGLERMRRGAYGGGYGGYDDYNGYNDGYGFGSDRFGRDLEWTLFSAGMSDHRYGDGTSTFQSTTGHCVHMRGLPYRATENDIYNFFSPLNPVRVHIEIGPDGRVTGEADVEFATHEDAVAAMSKDKANMQHRYVELFLNSTAGGSGGAYGSQMMGAMGSQSSYGGPANQQLSGGYGGGYGGQSSMSGYDPGSQGAMNSSYYSSGNRASMGVNGMGGMSNMSNMSGGWGM
- the HNRNPH1 gene encoding heterogeneous nuclear ribonucleoprotein H isoform X9, yielding MDPCHTEETEGEIPGLATTETEAEPNLTSNVMLNTESSEGYVVKVRGLPWSCSTEEVQRFFSDCKILNGALGIRFIYTREGRPSGEAFAELESEEDVKLALKKDRETMGHRYVEVFKSNNVEMDWVLKHTGPNSPDTANDGFVRLRGLPFGCSKEEIVQFFSGLEIVPNGITLPVDFQGRSTGEAFVQFASQEIAEKALKKHKERIGHRYIEIFKSSRAEVRTHYDPPRKLMAMQRPGPYDRPGLTRGYNSLGRGSGLERMRRGAYGGGYGGYDDYNGYNDGYGFGSDRFGRGMSDHRYGDGTSTFQSTTGHCVHMRGLPYRATENDIYNFFSPLNPVRVHIEIGPDGRVTGEADVEFATHEDAVAAMSKDKANMQHRYVELFLNSTAGGSGGAYGSQMMGAMVKESEGVVQDWNTSTLPGSQSSYGGPANQQLSGGYGGGYGGQSSMSGYDPGSQGAMNSSYYSSGNRASMGVNGMGGMSNMSNMSGGWGM
- the HNRNPH1 gene encoding heterogeneous nuclear ribonucleoprotein H isoform X3 — protein: MDPCHTEETEGEIPGLGFSDRSEQIVSRGVASAFEAATTETEAEPNLTSNVMLNTESSEGYVVKVRGLPWSCSTEEVQRFFSDCKILNGALGIRFIYTREGRPSGEAFAELESEEDVKLALKKDRETMGHRYVEVFKSNNVEMDWVLKHTGPNSPDTANDGFVRLRGLPFGCSKEEIVQFFSGLEIVPNGITLPVDFQGRSTGEAFVQFASQEIAEKALKKHKERIGHRYIEIFKSSRAEVRTHYDPPRKLMAMQRPGPYDRPGLTRGYNSLGRGSGLERMRRGAYGGGYGGYDDYNGYNDGYGFGSDRFGRGMSDHRYGDGTSTFQSTTGHCVHMRGLPYRATENDIYNFFSPLNPVRVHIEIGPDGRVTGEADVEFATHEDAVAAMSKDKANMQHRYVELFLNSTAGGSGGAYGSQMMGAMVKESEGVVQDWNTSTLPGSQSSYGGPANQQLSGGYGGGYGGQSSMSGYDPGSQGAMNSSYYSSGNRASMGVNGMGGMSNMSNMSGGWGM
- the HNRNPH1 gene encoding heterogeneous nuclear ribonucleoprotein H isoform X13; amino-acid sequence: MDPCHTEETEGEIPGLATTETEAEPNLTSNVMLNTESSEGYVVKVRGLPWSCSTEEVQRFFSDCKILNGALGIRFIYTREGRPSGEAFAELESEEDVKLALKKDRETMGHRYVEVFKSNNVEMDWVLKHTGPNSPDTANDGFVRLRGLPFGCSKEEIVQFFSGLEIVPNGITLPVDFQGRSTGEAFVQFASQEIAEKALKKHKERIGHRYIEIFKSSRAEVRTHYDPPRKLMAMQRPGPYDRPGLTRGYNSLGRGSGLERMRRGAYGGGYGGYDDYNGYNDGYGFGSDRFGREWTLFSAGMSDHRYGDGTSTFQSTTGHCVHMRGLPYRATENDIYNFFSPLNPVRVHIEIGPDGRVTGEADVEFATHEDAVAAMSKDKANMQHRYVELFLNSTAGGSGGAYGSQMMGAMGSQSSYGGPANQQLSGGYGGGYGGQSSMSGYDPGSQGAMNSSYYSSGNRASMGVNGMGGMSNMSNMSGGWGM
- the HNRNPH1 gene encoding heterogeneous nuclear ribonucleoprotein H isoform X14 produces the protein MSTTETEAEPNLTSNVMLNTESSEGYVVKVRGLPWSCSTEEVQRFFSDCKILNGALGIRFIYTREGRPSGEAFAELESEEDVKLALKKDRETMGHRYVEVFKSNNVEMDWVLKHTGPNSPDTANDGFVRLRGLPFGCSKEEIVQFFSGLEIVPNGITLPVDFQGRSTGEAFVQFASQEIAEKALKKHKERIGHRYIEIFKSSRAEVRTHYDPPRKLMAMQRPGPYDRPGLTRGYNSLGRGSGLERMRRGAYGGGYGGYDDYNGYNDGYGFGSDRFGRGMSDHRYGDGTSTFQSTTGHCVHMRGLPYRATENDIYNFFSPLNPVRVHIEIGPDGRVTGEADVEFATHEDAVAAMSKDKANMQHRYVELFLNSTAGGSGGAYGSQMMGAMVKESEGVVQDWNTSTLPGSQSSYGGPANQQLSGGYGGGYGGQSSMSGYDPGSQGAMNSSYYSSGNRASMGVNGMGGMSNMSNMSGGWGM
- the HNRNPH1 gene encoding heterogeneous nuclear ribonucleoprotein H isoform X6 produces the protein MDPCHTEETEGEIPGLATTETEAEPNLTSNVMLNTESSEGYVVKVRGLPWSCSTEEVQRFFSDCKILNGALGIRFIYTREGRPSGEAFAELESEEDVKLALKKDRETMGHRYVEVFKSNNVEMDWVLKHTGPNSPDTANDGFVRLRGLPFGCSKEEIVQFFSGLEIVPNGITLPVDFQGRSTGEAFVQFASQEIAEKALKKHKERIGHRYIEIFKSSRAEVRTHYDPPRKLMAMQRPGPYDRPGLTRGYNSLGRGSGLERMRRGAYGGGYGGYDDYNGYNDGYGFGSDRFGRDLEWTLFSAGMSDHRYGDGTSTFQSTTGHCVHMRGLPYRATENDIYNFFSPLNPVRVHIEIGPDGRVTGEADVEFATHEDAVAAMSKDKANMQHRYVELFLNSTAGGSGGAYGSQMMGAMVKESEGVVQDWNTSTLPGSQSSYGGPANQQLSGGYGGGYGGQSSMSGYDPGSQGAMNSSYYSSGNRASMGVNGMGGMSNMSNMSGGWGM
- the HNRNPH1 gene encoding heterogeneous nuclear ribonucleoprotein H isoform X1, which codes for MDPCHTEETEGEIPGLGFSDRSEQIVSRGVASAFEAATTETEAEPNLTSNVMLNTESSEGYVVKVRGLPWSCSTEEVQRFFSDCKILNGALGIRFIYTREGRPSGEAFAELESEEDVKLALKKDRETMGHRYVEVFKSNNVEMDWVLKHTGPNSPDTANDGFVRLRGLPFGCSKEEIVQFFSGLEIVPNGITLPVDFQGRSTGEAFVQFASQEIAEKALKKHKERIGHRYIEIFKSSRAEVRTHYDPPRKLMAMQRPGPYDRPGLTRGYNSLGRGSGLERMRRGAYGGGYGGYDDYNGYNDGYGFGSDRFGRDLEWTLFSAGMSDHRYGDGTSTFQSTTGHCVHMRGLPYRATENDIYNFFSPLNPVRVHIEIGPDGRVTGEADVEFATHEDAVAAMSKDKANMQHRYVELFLNSTAGGSGGAYGSQMMGAMVKESEGVVQDWNTSTLPGSQSSYGGPANQQLSGGYGGGYGGQSSMSGYDPGSQGAMNSSYYSSGNRASMGVNGMGGMSNMSNMSGGWGM
- the HNRNPH1 gene encoding heterogeneous nuclear ribonucleoprotein H isoform X8, yielding MDPCHTEETEGEIPGLGFSDRSEQIVSRGVASAFEAATTETEAEPNLTSNVMLNTESSEGYVVKVRGLPWSCSTEEVQRFFSDCKILNGALGIRFIYTREGRPSGEAFAELESEEDVKLALKKDRETMGHRYVEVFKSNNVEMDWVLKHTGPNSPDTANDGFVRLRGLPFGCSKEEIVQFFSGLEIVPNGITLPVDFQGRSTGEAFVQFASQEIAEKALKKHKERIGHRYIEIFKSSRAEVRTHYDPPRKLMAMQRPGPYDRPGLTRGYNSLGRGSGLERMRRGAYGGGYGGYDDYNGYNDGYGFGSDRFGRGMSDHRYGDGTSTFQSTTGHCVHMRGLPYRATENDIYNFFSPLNPVRVHIEIGPDGRVTGEADVEFATHEDAVAAMSKDKANMQHRYVELFLNSTAGGSGGAYGSQMMGAMGSQSSYGGPANQQLSGGYGGGYGGQSSMSGYDPGSQGAMNSSYYSSGNRASMGVNGMGGMSNMSNMSGGWGM
- the HNRNPH1 gene encoding heterogeneous nuclear ribonucleoprotein H isoform X7, with the protein product MDPCHTEETEGEIPGLATTETEAEPNLTSNVMLNTESSEGYVVKVRGLPWSCSTEEVQRFFSDCKILNGALGIRFIYTREGRPSGEAFAELESEEDVKLALKKDRETMGHRYVEVFKSNNVEMDWVLKHTGPNSPDTANDGFVRLRGLPFGCSKEEIVQFFSGLEIVPNGITLPVDFQGRSTGEAFVQFASQEIAEKALKKHKERIGHRYIEIFKSSRAEVRTHYDPPRKLMAMQRPGPYDRPGLTRGYNSLGRGSGLERMRRGAYGGGYGGYDDYNGYNDGYGFGSDRFGREWTLFSAGMSDHRYGDGTSTFQSTTGHCVHMRGLPYRATENDIYNFFSPLNPVRVHIEIGPDGRVTGEADVEFATHEDAVAAMSKDKANMQHRYVELFLNSTAGGSGGAYGSQMMGAMVKESEGVVQDWNTSTLPGSQSSYGGPANQQLSGGYGGGYGGQSSMSGYDPGSQGAMNSSYYSSGNRASMGVNGMGGMSNMSNMSGGWGM
- the HNRNPH1 gene encoding heterogeneous nuclear ribonucleoprotein H isoform X5 encodes the protein MDPCHTEETEGEIPGLGFSDRSEQIVSRGVASAFEAATTETEAEPNLTSNVMLNTESSEGYVVKVRGLPWSCSTEEVQRFFSDCKILNGALGIRFIYTREGRPSGEAFAELESEEDVKLALKKDRETMGHRYVEVFKSNNVEMDWVLKHTGPNSPDTANDGFVRLRGLPFGCSKEEIVQFFSGLEIVPNGITLPVDFQGRSTGEAFVQFASQEIAEKALKKHKERIGHRYIEIFKSSRAEVRTHYDPPRKLMAMQRPGPYDRPGLTRGYNSLGRGSGLERMRRGAYGGGYGGYDDYNGYNDGYGFGSDRFGREWTLFSAGMSDHRYGDGTSTFQSTTGHCVHMRGLPYRATENDIYNFFSPLNPVRVHIEIGPDGRVTGEADVEFATHEDAVAAMSKDKANMQHRYVELFLNSTAGGSGGAYGSQMMGAMGSQSSYGGPANQQLSGGYGGGYGGQSSMSGYDPGSQGAMNSSYYSSGNRASMGVNGMGGMSNMSNMSGGWGM
- the HNRNPH1 gene encoding heterogeneous nuclear ribonucleoprotein H isoform X2 produces the protein MDPCHTEETEGEIPGLGFSDRSEQIVSRGVASAFEAATTETEAEPNLTSNVMLNTESSEGYVVKVRGLPWSCSTEEVQRFFSDCKILNGALGIRFIYTREGRPSGEAFAELESEEDVKLALKKDRETMGHRYVEVFKSNNVEMDWVLKHTGPNSPDTANDGFVRLRGLPFGCSKEEIVQFFSGLEIVPNGITLPVDFQGRSTGEAFVQFASQEIAEKALKKHKERIGHRYIEIFKSSRAEVRTHYDPPRKLMAMQRPGPYDRPGLTRGYNSLGRGSGLERMRRGAYGGGYGGYDDYNGYNDGYGFGSDRFGREWTLFSAGMSDHRYGDGTSTFQSTTGHCVHMRGLPYRATENDIYNFFSPLNPVRVHIEIGPDGRVTGEADVEFATHEDAVAAMSKDKANMQHRYVELFLNSTAGGSGGAYGSQMMGAMVKESEGVVQDWNTSTLPGSQSSYGGPANQQLSGGYGGGYGGQSSMSGYDPGSQGAMNSSYYSSGNRASMGVNGMGGMSNMSNMSGGWGM
- the HNRNPH1 gene encoding heterogeneous nuclear ribonucleoprotein H isoform X16, with protein sequence MAMQRPGPYDRPGLTRGYNSLGRGSGLERMRRGAYGGGYGGYDDYNGYNDGYGFGSDRFGRDLEWTLFSAGMSDHRYGDGTSTFQSTTGHCVHMRGLPYRATENDIYNFFSPLNPVRVHIEIGPDGRVTGEADVEFATHEDAVAAMSKDKANMQHRYVELFLNSTAGGSGGAYGSQMMGAMVKESEGVVQDWNTSTLPGSQSSYGGPANQQLSGGYGGGYGGQSSMSGYDPGSQGAMNSSYYSSGNRASMGVNGMGGMSNMSNMSGGWGM